A genomic segment from Micromonospora echinaurantiaca encodes:
- a CDS encoding molybdopterin molybdotransferase MoeA produces MTATADAEAAANELTPLADYLGSVLRRLRALPPLDLDLTQAHGNVLAEDVVAPHAFPAFDQAAVDGYAARWEDIAGGGRGVGYVPAQVGSPGGRNVRLNVVGDLGAASWRPVRLTPGSCFSVAAGAPLPIAADVVVPVEWTDQGMAAVEIFRVPKRGYGVRRAGEELPAGTLLARAGTYVSPALVAVFAATGIGHVVVRPSPRVVIVATGDELVDVGRGSQPGQVVDANSHALTAAAAEAGALAYRVGICDDDPEGLRGLLEDQTLRADLIITTGGTGTGPGDMVRRILSRRDGGRAGPVTFTEVALYPGTALGFGTVGAEEVPVVCLPGDPGAALIGFEVLARPAINLLAGAEPVFRPSVRAHLLETISSPAGLREFRPAHVAERRGGGYTVQPLSGGPFTLSGLAEANGLMVLGERVTTAAAGSTVDVLLLDRRR; encoded by the coding sequence ATGACAGCGACGGCCGACGCCGAGGCGGCCGCCAACGAGTTGACGCCGCTCGCCGACTACCTGGGCAGTGTGCTGCGCAGGTTACGCGCGCTGCCTCCGCTCGACCTCGACCTCACCCAGGCGCACGGCAACGTCCTCGCCGAGGACGTCGTCGCGCCGCACGCCTTCCCGGCCTTCGACCAAGCGGCCGTGGACGGTTACGCGGCCCGCTGGGAGGACATCGCCGGTGGCGGGCGGGGCGTCGGCTACGTACCCGCCCAGGTCGGGTCGCCGGGCGGCCGGAACGTGCGGCTCAACGTGGTCGGCGACCTCGGCGCGGCCAGCTGGCGGCCGGTCCGGCTCACCCCGGGCTCGTGCTTCTCGGTCGCCGCCGGGGCGCCGCTGCCCATCGCGGCCGACGTGGTGGTCCCGGTGGAGTGGACCGACCAGGGCATGGCCGCCGTCGAGATCTTCCGCGTCCCCAAGCGGGGGTACGGGGTGCGCCGGGCCGGCGAGGAACTGCCCGCCGGCACCCTGCTCGCCCGGGCCGGCACCTACGTCTCGCCGGCCCTGGTCGCGGTCTTCGCCGCCACCGGCATCGGGCACGTGGTGGTCCGGCCCAGCCCCCGGGTGGTCATCGTGGCCACCGGGGACGAACTGGTCGACGTCGGCCGGGGCAGCCAGCCGGGCCAGGTGGTGGACGCCAACTCGCACGCGTTGACCGCCGCCGCGGCCGAGGCGGGCGCGCTGGCGTACCGGGTGGGCATCTGTGACGACGACCCGGAGGGGCTGCGCGGGCTGCTGGAGGACCAGACCCTGCGGGCCGACCTGATCATCACCACCGGCGGCACCGGCACCGGTCCGGGCGACATGGTCCGCCGGATCCTCTCCCGCCGGGATGGCGGCCGGGCCGGGCCGGTCACCTTCACCGAGGTCGCCCTCTATCCCGGCACCGCGCTCGGCTTCGGCACCGTGGGCGCCGAGGAGGTGCCGGTGGTCTGCCTGCCCGGCGACCCGGGCGCGGCGCTGATCGGCTTCGAGGTGCTGGCCCGCCCCGCGATCAACCTGCTGGCCGGCGCGGAACCGGTGTTCCGGCCCAGCGTCCGGGCGCACCTGCTGGAGACCATCTCCTCCCCGGCCGGGCTGCGCGAGTTCCGGCCGGCGCACGTCGCCGAACGGCGGGGCGGCGGCTACACGGTGCAGCCGCTCAGCGGCGGGCCGTTCACCCTCTCCGGGCTGGCGGAGGCGAACGGGCTGATGGTGCTCGGCGAGCGGGTCACCACCGCGGCCGCCGGATCCACCGTGGACGTGCTGCTGCTGGATCGACGTCGGTGA
- a CDS encoding UTP--glucose-1-phosphate uridylyltransferase, whose amino-acid sequence MSEHSAKPSTATAATGRPRAVKAVIPAAGLATRFLPATKAVPKELLPVVDRPVLQYIVEEATQAGISDVLLITGRGKTSMVDHFDRRPDLEARLEKKPDILAAVQRPSELADIYTVRQPEQLGLGHAVGYAESHVGDQPFAVLLGDEFVKLDQPLLPAMLELQARTGGVVLAFFEVDPAETKRYGIASVEPAEAELTDIGEVVKVTGMVEKPKPEEAPSNLAVLGRYVLPGRIFDAIRRTEPGSGGEIQLTDAMEILRNEGVPVHAIVYRGTRYDTGMPLGYLQTVVQIAAEREDLGAEFRKWLVEFVNADTAGGSGT is encoded by the coding sequence ATGTCGGAGCACTCAGCGAAGCCCTCCACGGCGACCGCCGCGACCGGTCGTCCCCGCGCGGTCAAGGCCGTCATCCCGGCCGCCGGTCTGGCCACCCGGTTCCTGCCGGCCACCAAGGCGGTGCCCAAGGAGCTGCTGCCGGTGGTCGACCGGCCGGTGTTGCAGTACATCGTCGAGGAGGCCACCCAGGCCGGCATCAGCGACGTCCTGCTGATCACCGGCCGGGGCAAGACGTCGATGGTGGACCACTTCGACCGCCGCCCCGACCTGGAGGCCCGGCTGGAGAAGAAGCCCGACATCCTGGCCGCGGTGCAGCGCCCCAGCGAGCTGGCCGACATCTACACCGTCCGGCAGCCCGAGCAGCTCGGCCTCGGCCACGCCGTCGGGTACGCCGAGTCGCACGTCGGCGACCAGCCCTTCGCGGTGCTGCTCGGCGACGAGTTCGTCAAGCTCGACCAGCCGCTGCTGCCGGCCATGTTGGAGCTCCAGGCCCGCACCGGCGGCGTGGTGCTGGCCTTCTTCGAGGTCGACCCGGCCGAGACGAAGCGGTACGGGATCGCCTCGGTCGAGCCCGCCGAGGCGGAGCTGACCGACATCGGCGAGGTCGTGAAGGTCACCGGCATGGTGGAGAAGCCCAAGCCGGAGGAGGCGCCGAGCAACCTCGCGGTCCTCGGCCGCTACGTGCTCCCCGGCCGGATCTTCGACGCGATCCGGCGTACCGAGCCGGGCAGCGGTGGGGAGATCCAGCTGACCGACGCCATGGAGATCCTGCGCAACGAGGGCGTCCCGGTGCACGCGATCGTCTACCGGGGCACCCGCTACGACACCGGCATGCCGCTGGGCTACCTGCAGACGGTGGTGCAGATCGCCGCCGAGCGGGAGGACCTCGGCGCCGAGTTCCGCAAGTGGCTGGTCGAGTTCGTCAACGCCGACACGGCGGGCGGATCTGGTACATGA
- a CDS encoding diguanylate cyclase, whose product MTLRGRLTAAFLAVVLGPVLLGAFFVASTVASVDRGRSTERLAVAAATVRTAVDALCQQLRAAADAVALTPDHAGAAGQVVSRGLAAAVRVTDQAGRVTYATPGSPPAPWRDCAADAPAFGPVSALAVRVDLRDPAGVGLGAVAAAQPVDPAFVARLAAVTGVAVTLLDGAAAPARVAHTTEATGVRDAVLGAAGRVDGEAVTETADGRYVRRVGPTSGQPLPLVLSVPSDQPPGLRGALVGAVLLAALLAVAVAWRLARVTTRPLVELAGAVDRVAGGDLGTRVPVRSRDEIGRLAGAFNRMTRETGSYVAALTSSRDQLRGHLAVLGDTLASTHDLQRILRVILHSAIAATGARAGAVLLLDSGGVLVAQCTEGLDGRLPADDPPDSAPLRVPVGAGVVGAVAATGEARRGRIEPSEVPAGEPRCQTYVAVPFAAPGAAPADPPGRGAESAAAARPGDPAPRPGVDPAPEAGALGVLALYDRLGADEFDDDDLRTLRTFAGHAAVAVDNVRVHEEAQRLSLTDPLTGLWNYRYLRESMRREVERANRFGRMLSVLALDLDRFKQVNDTYGHPAGDAVLAEFARRVRGEIREVDLAFRQGGEEFVVLLPETDARGAAIVADRLGAAIRDTPIAVHGHGGTPVTLVVTVSIGIAVYPDHGTTGQQVLDAADDALYTAKDAGRDTWRVVSARRTPPVREIPVPAAAVSPADGFPRAGAGPAPPAGGAAPGEPEPCGAAPDAARAGPAGGASSGPHPPRQTRGR is encoded by the coding sequence GTGACGCTACGTGGGCGGTTGACCGCAGCCTTCCTGGCGGTGGTGCTCGGCCCGGTGCTGCTCGGAGCGTTCTTCGTCGCCTCGACCGTAGCGTCCGTCGACCGCGGTCGCTCCACCGAGCGCCTCGCCGTGGCGGCGGCGACCGTGCGTACCGCCGTCGACGCCCTCTGCCAGCAGTTGCGTGCCGCCGCCGACGCGGTCGCCCTCACCCCCGACCACGCCGGCGCCGCCGGGCAGGTGGTCAGCCGGGGCCTCGCCGCCGCGGTGCGGGTCACCGACCAGGCCGGCCGGGTCACCTACGCGACGCCGGGCTCGCCGCCGGCCCCGTGGCGGGACTGCGCGGCCGACGCCCCGGCGTTCGGTCCGGTGTCGGCCCTCGCCGTGCGGGTGGACCTGCGCGACCCGGCCGGCGTCGGGTTGGGCGCGGTCGCCGCCGCGCAGCCGGTGGACCCGGCCTTCGTGGCCCGGCTGGCGGCGGTGACCGGCGTGGCGGTCACCCTGCTCGACGGGGCTGCGGCGCCCGCCCGGGTCGCGCACACCACCGAGGCCACCGGGGTACGCGACGCCGTGCTGGGCGCCGCCGGCAGGGTCGACGGCGAGGCGGTCACCGAGACCGCCGACGGCCGGTACGTCCGGCGGGTCGGCCCGACCTCCGGGCAGCCGCTGCCGCTGGTGCTCTCCGTGCCCAGCGACCAGCCACCGGGCCTGCGGGGCGCGCTGGTCGGCGCGGTGCTGCTGGCCGCCCTGCTGGCGGTGGCCGTCGCCTGGCGGCTGGCCCGGGTGACCACCCGGCCGCTGGTGGAGCTGGCCGGCGCGGTGGACCGGGTGGCCGGTGGCGACCTGGGCACCCGGGTCCCGGTGCGCAGCCGCGACGAGATCGGCCGGCTGGCCGGCGCCTTCAACCGGATGACCCGGGAGACCGGCAGCTACGTGGCGGCGCTGACCAGCAGCCGGGACCAGCTGCGCGGGCACCTGGCGGTACTCGGCGACACCCTGGCGAGTACCCACGACCTGCAACGCATCCTGCGGGTCATCCTGCACAGCGCGATCGCGGCGACCGGTGCCCGGGCCGGCGCCGTGCTGCTGCTGGACTCCGGCGGGGTGCTCGTGGCGCAGTGCACGGAAGGGCTGGACGGGCGCCTGCCGGCGGACGACCCGCCCGATTCGGCGCCGTTGCGGGTGCCGGTGGGCGCCGGGGTGGTCGGCGCGGTCGCGGCGACCGGCGAGGCCCGGCGGGGCCGGATCGAGCCGTCCGAGGTCCCGGCGGGGGAGCCGCGCTGCCAGACGTACGTCGCGGTGCCGTTCGCCGCGCCCGGCGCCGCACCGGCCGACCCGCCCGGACGCGGCGCGGAGAGCGCGGCCGCGGCCCGCCCCGGTGACCCGGCGCCGCGCCCGGGGGTCGACCCGGCGCCCGAGGCCGGCGCGCTCGGCGTGCTCGCCCTCTACGACCGGCTCGGCGCGGACGAGTTCGACGACGACGACCTGCGCACCCTGCGTACCTTCGCCGGGCACGCGGCGGTGGCGGTGGACAACGTGCGGGTGCACGAGGAGGCGCAACGGCTCTCCCTCACCGACCCGCTCACCGGGCTGTGGAACTACCGCTACCTGCGCGAGTCGATGCGCCGGGAGGTGGAGCGGGCCAACCGGTTCGGCCGGATGCTCAGCGTCCTCGCCCTCGACCTGGACCGGTTCAAGCAGGTCAACGACACCTACGGGCATCCGGCCGGGGACGCGGTGCTGGCCGAGTTCGCCCGCCGGGTGCGCGGCGAGATCCGCGAGGTGGACCTCGCCTTCCGGCAGGGCGGCGAGGAGTTCGTGGTGCTGCTGCCGGAGACCGACGCGCGCGGCGCGGCGATCGTGGCGGACCGGCTCGGTGCGGCGATCCGGGACACGCCGATCGCCGTGCACGGGCACGGCGGCACCCCGGTGACGCTCGTGGTCACCGTGTCGATCGGCATCGCCGTCTACCCCGACCACGGCACCACCGGGCAGCAGGTGCTGGACGCCGCCGACGACGCCCTCTACACCGCCAAGGACGCCGGCCGGGACACCTGGCGGGTGGTCAGCGCGCGCCGTACCCCGCCGGTGCGGGAGATCCCGGTCCCGGCGGCGGCGGTCAGCCCGGCGGACGGGTTCCCCCGGGCCGGCGCCGGTCCGGCCCCGCCGGCCGGCGGGGCGGCGCCCGGCGAGCCCGAGCCGTGCGGGGCCGCGCCGGATGCCGCCCGGGCCGGACCGGCCGGCGGCGCGTCTTCCGGGCCACACCCGCCACGGCAGACCCGTGGCCGATAG